In Balaenoptera ricei isolate mBalRic1 chromosome 7, mBalRic1.hap2, whole genome shotgun sequence, a single window of DNA contains:
- the BZW1 gene encoding eIF5-mimic protein 2 isoform X3, translating to MLLEQNLITADMQKHSLTFWWPVECWVSVFNKLIRRYKYLEKGFEDEVKKLLLFLKGFSESERNKLAMLTGVLLANGTLNASILNSLYNENLVKEGVSAAFAVKLFKSWINEKDINAVAASLRKVSMDNRLMELFPANKQSVEHFTKYFTEAGLKELSEYVRNQQTIGARKELQKELQEQMSRGDPFKDIILYVKEEMKKNNIPEPVVIGIIWSSVMSTVEWNKKEELVAEQAIKHLKQYSPLLAAFTTQGQSELTLLLKIQEYCYDNIHFMKAFQKIVVLFYKAEVLSEEPILKWYKDAHVAKGKSVFLEQMKKFVEWLKNAEEESESEAEEGD from the exons ATGCTTCTGGAGCAAAACTTGATTACCGCCGATATGcagaaacactctttgacattctGGTGGCCGGTGGAATGCTGGGTAAGT GTTTTTAACAAGTTAATCAGGCGCTACAAATACCTGGAGAAAGGTTTTGAAGATGAAGTTAAAAAG CTGCTGCTGTTCTTAAAGGGTTTTTCAGAGTCGGAGAGGAACAAGCTGGCTATGTTGACTGGTGTTCTTCTGGCTAATGGAACACTTAACGCATCCATTCTTAATAGCCTTTATAATGAGAATTTGGTTAAAGAAG GGGTTTCAGCAGCTTTTGCTGTAAAGCTCTTTAAATCatggataaatgaaaaagatatcaATGCAGTAGCTGCAAGTCTTCGGAAAGTGAGCATGGATAACAGACTGATG GAACTTTTTCCTGCCAATAAACAAAGCGTTGAACACTTCACAAAGTATTTTACTGAGGCAGGCTTGAAAGAACTTTCAGAGTATGTTCGGAATCAGCAAACCATAGGAGCTCGTAAGGAACTCCAGAAAGAACTTCAAGAACAGATGTCCCGTGGTGATCCATTTAAGGAT ATAATTTTGTATGTCAAGGAGGAGATGAAAAAAAACAACATCCCAGAACCAGTTGTCATCGGAATAATATGGTCCAGTGTAATGAGCACTGTGGAATGGAACAAAAAAGAGGAGCTTGTAGCAGAGCAAGCCATCAAGCACTTGAAG CAATACAGCCCTCTACTTGCTGCCTTTACAACTCAAGGTCAGTCTGAGCTGACTCTGTTACTGAAGATTCAGGAGTATTGCTATGACAACATTCATTTCATGAAAGCCTTCCAGAAAATAGTGGTGCTTTTTTATAAAg CTGAAGTTCTGAGTGAAGAACCCATTCTGAAGTGGTATAAAGATGCACATGTTGCCAAGGGGAAAAGTGTCTTCCTTGAGCAAATGAAAAAGTTTGTAGAGTGGCTCAAAAATGCTGAAGAAG AATCTGAGTCTGAAGCTGAAGAAGGTGACTGA
- the BZW1 gene encoding eIF5-mimic protein 2 isoform X1 produces MNNQKQQKPTLSGQRFKTRKRDEKERFDPTQFQDCIIQGLTETGTDLEAVAKFLDASGAKLDYRRYAETLFDILVAGGMLAPGGTLADDMMRTDVCVFAAQEDLETMQAFAQVFNKLIRRYKYLEKGFEDEVKKLLLFLKGFSESERNKLAMLTGVLLANGTLNASILNSLYNENLVKEGVSAAFAVKLFKSWINEKDINAVAASLRKVSMDNRLMELFPANKQSVEHFTKYFTEAGLKELSEYVRNQQTIGARKELQKELQEQMSRGDPFKDIILYVKEEMKKNNIPEPVVIGIIWSSVMSTVEWNKKEELVAEQAIKHLKQYSPLLAAFTTQGQSELTLLLKIQEYCYDNIHFMKAFQKIVVLFYKGQGVPNPQTADRYRSAAHQEAGRTAGAEVLSEEPILKWYKDAHVAKGKSVFLEQMKKFVEWLKNAEEESESEAEEGD; encoded by the exons ATGAATAATCAAAAGCAGCAAAAGCCAACGCTATCAGGCCAGCgttttaaaaccagaaaaagag ATGAAAAAGAGAGGTTTGACCCTACTCAGTTTCAAGACTGCATTATTCAAGGCTTAACTGAAACTGGTACTGATTTGGAAGCAGTAGCAAAGTTTCTTGATGCTTCTGGAGCAAAACTTGATTACCGCCGATATGcagaaacactctttgacattctGGTGGCCGGTGGAATGCTGG CCCCAGGTGGTACactggcagatgacatgatgcgtACAGATGTCTGTGTGTTCGCAGCACAAGAAGACCTAGAGACCATGCAAGCATTTGCTCAG GTTTTTAACAAGTTAATCAGGCGCTACAAATACCTGGAGAAAGGTTTTGAAGATGAAGTTAAAAAG CTGCTGCTGTTCTTAAAGGGTTTTTCAGAGTCGGAGAGGAACAAGCTGGCTATGTTGACTGGTGTTCTTCTGGCTAATGGAACACTTAACGCATCCATTCTTAATAGCCTTTATAATGAGAATTTGGTTAAAGAAG GGGTTTCAGCAGCTTTTGCTGTAAAGCTCTTTAAATCatggataaatgaaaaagatatcaATGCAGTAGCTGCAAGTCTTCGGAAAGTGAGCATGGATAACAGACTGATG GAACTTTTTCCTGCCAATAAACAAAGCGTTGAACACTTCACAAAGTATTTTACTGAGGCAGGCTTGAAAGAACTTTCAGAGTATGTTCGGAATCAGCAAACCATAGGAGCTCGTAAGGAACTCCAGAAAGAACTTCAAGAACAGATGTCCCGTGGTGATCCATTTAAGGAT ATAATTTTGTATGTCAAGGAGGAGATGAAAAAAAACAACATCCCAGAACCAGTTGTCATCGGAATAATATGGTCCAGTGTAATGAGCACTGTGGAATGGAACAAAAAAGAGGAGCTTGTAGCAGAGCAAGCCATCAAGCACTTGAAG CAATACAGCCCTCTACTTGCTGCCTTTACAACTCAAGGTCAGTCTGAGCTGACTCTGTTACTGAAGATTCAGGAGTATTGCTATGACAACATTCATTTCATGAAAGCCTTCCAGAAAATAGTGGTGCTTTTTTATAAAg GGcagggggtccccaacccccagaccGCGGACCGCTACCGGTCTGCGGCCCATCAGGAagcgggccgcacagcaggag CTGAAGTTCTGAGTGAAGAACCCATTCTGAAGTGGTATAAAGATGCACATGTTGCCAAGGGGAAAAGTGTCTTCCTTGAGCAAATGAAAAAGTTTGTAGAGTGGCTCAAAAATGCTGAAGAAG AATCTGAGTCTGAAGCTGAAGAAGGTGACTGA
- the BZW1 gene encoding eIF5-mimic protein 2 isoform X2: MNNQKQQKPTLSGQRFKTRKRDEKERFDPTQFQDCIIQGLTETGTDLEAVAKFLDASGAKLDYRRYAETLFDILVAGGMLAPGGTLADDMMRTDVCVFAAQEDLETMQAFAQVFNKLIRRYKYLEKGFEDEVKKLLLFLKGFSESERNKLAMLTGVLLANGTLNASILNSLYNENLVKEGVSAAFAVKLFKSWINEKDINAVAASLRKVSMDNRLMELFPANKQSVEHFTKYFTEAGLKELSEYVRNQQTIGARKELQKELQEQMSRGDPFKDIILYVKEEMKKNNIPEPVVIGIIWSSVMSTVEWNKKEELVAEQAIKHLKQYSPLLAAFTTQGQSELTLLLKIQEYCYDNIHFMKAFQKIVVLFYKAEVLSEEPILKWYKDAHVAKGKSVFLEQMKKFVEWLKNAEEESESEAEEGD, translated from the exons ATGAATAATCAAAAGCAGCAAAAGCCAACGCTATCAGGCCAGCgttttaaaaccagaaaaagag ATGAAAAAGAGAGGTTTGACCCTACTCAGTTTCAAGACTGCATTATTCAAGGCTTAACTGAAACTGGTACTGATTTGGAAGCAGTAGCAAAGTTTCTTGATGCTTCTGGAGCAAAACTTGATTACCGCCGATATGcagaaacactctttgacattctGGTGGCCGGTGGAATGCTGG CCCCAGGTGGTACactggcagatgacatgatgcgtACAGATGTCTGTGTGTTCGCAGCACAAGAAGACCTAGAGACCATGCAAGCATTTGCTCAG GTTTTTAACAAGTTAATCAGGCGCTACAAATACCTGGAGAAAGGTTTTGAAGATGAAGTTAAAAAG CTGCTGCTGTTCTTAAAGGGTTTTTCAGAGTCGGAGAGGAACAAGCTGGCTATGTTGACTGGTGTTCTTCTGGCTAATGGAACACTTAACGCATCCATTCTTAATAGCCTTTATAATGAGAATTTGGTTAAAGAAG GGGTTTCAGCAGCTTTTGCTGTAAAGCTCTTTAAATCatggataaatgaaaaagatatcaATGCAGTAGCTGCAAGTCTTCGGAAAGTGAGCATGGATAACAGACTGATG GAACTTTTTCCTGCCAATAAACAAAGCGTTGAACACTTCACAAAGTATTTTACTGAGGCAGGCTTGAAAGAACTTTCAGAGTATGTTCGGAATCAGCAAACCATAGGAGCTCGTAAGGAACTCCAGAAAGAACTTCAAGAACAGATGTCCCGTGGTGATCCATTTAAGGAT ATAATTTTGTATGTCAAGGAGGAGATGAAAAAAAACAACATCCCAGAACCAGTTGTCATCGGAATAATATGGTCCAGTGTAATGAGCACTGTGGAATGGAACAAAAAAGAGGAGCTTGTAGCAGAGCAAGCCATCAAGCACTTGAAG CAATACAGCCCTCTACTTGCTGCCTTTACAACTCAAGGTCAGTCTGAGCTGACTCTGTTACTGAAGATTCAGGAGTATTGCTATGACAACATTCATTTCATGAAAGCCTTCCAGAAAATAGTGGTGCTTTTTTATAAAg CTGAAGTTCTGAGTGAAGAACCCATTCTGAAGTGGTATAAAGATGCACATGTTGCCAAGGGGAAAAGTGTCTTCCTTGAGCAAATGAAAAAGTTTGTAGAGTGGCTCAAAAATGCTGAAGAAG AATCTGAGTCTGAAGCTGAAGAAGGTGACTGA